In the genome of Vicia villosa cultivar HV-30 ecotype Madison, WI linkage group LG7, Vvil1.0, whole genome shotgun sequence, one region contains:
- the LOC131617724 gene encoding receptor-like protein 7, producing MGSLLLVLPYFSLHLFLLLLLTLFTSYTFSLCNPHDTSALLHFKNSFFVNTSSKPYEFEMFRCSSFSFKTESWKNSKDCCEWDGVTCDNVSDHVIGLDLSCNNLQGELHPNSTIFQLRHLQQLNLAFNDFVLSSVHVSFGDLVSLTHLNLSHCLHRGTNIPSQISHLSKLVSLDLSSRGFGSFMKLNPFTWKKFIHNATNLGELYLDNVDMSSINESSLSMLKNLSSSLVSLSLYHTGLQGNFSSDILSLPNLQKLDLSGNEYLSGQLPKSNWSTPLRYLDLSETAFSGEIPYSIGQLKSLTHLNLHFCNFNGMVPPSLWNLTQLTYLHLAANNFEGEISSLLSKLTNLTLLDLGDNNFSSNIPNVFESLIKLEYLFIYSNKLVGPIPSKITNHSKLIILYLGHNMLNGTIPHWCYNLPSLVELHLNDNHLTGFIGDFLTHSLESLILSNNNLHGHFPNSIFELQNLTYLDLSSTNLSGVVHFHQFSTFKNLRFLNLSHNTALSINIDNKAKILTPNLQDLYLSSTNITNFPKFLAPLPNLRILDLSNNNIHGKIPKWFQSQLLSSSWKNIEHIDLSFNKLQGDLPVPPYNIQFLLLSNNNFTGDIPSTFCNVMFLGVLNLAHNKLTGTIPECLGTFSYLQVLDLQMNKLYGRIPRTFSEQNLFETIKLNDNQLEGPLPRSLARCTSLEILDLGNNNIDDAFPNWLETLQELQVLRLRSNKLHGKISCSSSEHSFSKLRIFDISHNNLSGPLPTSCIKNFQGMMNVNDSQTGPEYIGKESYYTDSVVVVMKGFSMELTRILTTFTTIDLSKNMFQGEIPHVIGELISLIGLNLSNNEITGNIPQSLSNLRSLEWLDLSRNQLTGEIPIALTNLNFLSFLNLSQNHLEGMIPKGPQFDTFENTSYDGNTMLCGFPLSKSCKKDEDQPPHSTSEDEEESGFGWKAVVTGYACGAISGLLFGYNVFFIGKPVWLVRFFERMFNIRLKRTRNRAGANRRRGN from the coding sequence ATGGGATCCTTACTTTTAGTATTGCCTTATTTTTCCCTTCACTTGTTCTTATTGCTGCTACTTACACTTTTTACTTCCTACACTTTTTCATTATGCAATCCTCACGACACCTCTGCATTGTTACACTTCAAGAACTCTTTTTTTGTCAACACTTCATCGAAACCTTATGAGTTTGAAATGTTTAGgtgttcctctttttcttttaagaCAGAATCTTGGAAAAATAGCAAAGACTGTTGCGAGTGGGATGGTGTCACGTGTGACAACGTTTCAGACCATGTTATTGGTTTAGATCTTAGTTGCAATAACCTGCAAGGTGAATTACATCCCAATAGCACTATCTTTCAACTTAGACACCTTCAACAACTCAACTTGGCTTTTAATGATTTTGTTTTGTCTTCTGTGCATGTTAGTTTTGGTGATCTAGTGAGTCTCACACACCTAAATCTATCACATTGTCTCCATAGAGGTACTAATATTCCTTCACAAATCTCTCATTTATCAAAATTAGTATCACTTGATCTTAGTAGTAGAGGATTTGGGTCTTTTATGAAACTCAATCCCTTCACATGGAAGAAATTCATTCATAATGCTACTAATTTAGGTGAGCTTTATCTTGATAATGTCGATATGAGTTCAATCAACGAGAGCTCTTTGTCTATGCTAAAGAATTTGTCATCCTCTTTGGTTTCTCTTAGTCTATATCACACTGGGTTGCAAGGAAATTTTTCAAGTGACATCCTCTCTCTACCTAATCTTCAAAAACTAGATTTGTCAGGTAATGAATATCTTAGTGGTCAACTTCCAAAGTCCAACTGGAGCACTCCTCTTAGATACTTGGACCTCTCCGAAACTGCTTTCTCAGGTGAAATTCCTTATTCCATAGGTCAGTTGAAGTCTCTTACTCATTTAAACCTtcatttctgcaattttaatggAATGGTTCCTCCATCTTTGTGGAACCTCACTCAACTTACATATTTGCACCTTGCTGCCAATAATTTTGAGGGTGAGATCTCATCATTACTTTCAAAACTTACAAACCTCACTTTGTTAGATCTTGGAGATAATAACTTTAGCAGCAACATTCCAAATGTTTTTGAAAGTTTAATCAAATTAGAGTATTTATTCATTTATAGTAATAAACTAGTTGGCCCAATTCCAAGTAAAATCACAAATCATTCAAAATTGATCATTCTGTATTTAGGACATAACATGTTAAATGGAACAATTCCACATTGGTGTTATAATTTGCCTTCTTTAGTGGAGTTGCACCTCAACGACAACCACCTCACAGGATTCATTGGTGACTTCTTAACTCATTCTTTGGAATCTTTGATTCTCTCTAATAACAACTTACATGGTCATTTTCCAAATTCAATATTTGAACTACAAAATCTTACTTACTTAGATTTGTCATCAACAAATTTGAGTGGTGTTGTGCATTTTCACCAATTTTCAACATTTAAAAATCTACGATTCCTCAATCTTTCACACAATACTGCTCTTTCTATCAACATTGATAACAAAGCTAAAATCCTCACACCTAACCTTCAAGACTTATATTTATCATCAACTAACATTACTAATTTTCCTAAATTCCTAGCACCCCTACCAAATTTAAGAATATTAGATCTCTCTAATAACAACATTCATGGGAAAATTCCCAAATGGTTTCAAAGTCAGCTCTTAAGCTCATCATGGAAGAACATTGAACACATTGATCTTAGTTTCAACAAGTTGCAAGGAGATCTTCCAGTTCCACCATATAACATTCAATTTTTGTTGCTCTCAAATAACAACTTCACTGGAGACATTCCTTCAACTTTCTGCAATGTAATGTTCTTGGGTGTGCTCAATTTGGCACACAACAAATTAACAGGAACAATCCCAGAATGTCTAGGAACATTTTCTTATCTTCAAGTATTGGATTTACAAATGAACAAACTCTATGGAAGGATTCCTAGAACCTTTTCCGAACAAAATTTGTTTGAGACAATAAAGTTGAATGACAATCAATTGGAAGGACCACTACCACGCTCTTTGGCTCGATGCACATCCCTTGAGATTTTGGACCTTGGAAACAACAACATAGATGATGCATTTCCAAATTGGCTTGAAACTCTACAAGAGTTACAAGTACTCAGGCTACGATCAAATAAACTTCATGGTAAAATCTCATGTTCTAGCAGTGAGCATTCATTTTCGAAGTTGAGAATTTTTGACATCTCTCATAACAATTTAAGTGGACCCTTGCCAACATCATGCATCAAGAACTTTCAAGGAATGATGAATGTGAATGACAGCCAAACTGGTCCGGAATACATAGGTAAGGAGAGTTACTACACTGATTCTGTGGTGGTTGTAATGAAAGGTTTTTCAATGGAGCTAACGAGGATATTGACTACTTTCACAACAATTGATTTATCAAAAAACATGTTTCAAGGAGAAATTCCTCATGTCATTGGAGAATTAATTTCTCTCATAGGTCTCAACCTTTCAAACAATGAAATCACAGGCAATATTCCTCAATCTTTGAGTAATTTGAGAAGTTTGGAGTGGTTGGATCTCTCAAGGAACCAATTGACAGGTGAGATTCCGATAGCTTTGACAAATTTGAATTTTCTCTCTTTCTTAAACCTTTCACAAAACCACCTTGAGGGAATGATACCTAAAGGTCCACAGTTTGATACATTTGAAAATACATCATATGATGGAAATACAATGTTATGTGGATTCCCGTTGTCTAAATCATGCAAAAAAGATGAAGATCAACCACCACATTCAACTTCTGAAGATGAAGAGGAATCAGGTTTTGGATGGAAAGCGGTAGTAACAGGATATGCGTGTGGGGCAATATCTGGGCTGCTCTTTGGATATAATGTGTTCTTCATCGGAAAACCTGTATGGCTTGTAAGATTCTTTGAACGTATGTTTAACATAAGACTGAAGAGAACTCGCAACAGAGCCGGTGCAAATCGAAGAAGAGGGAATTAG